Part of the Sphingopyxis sp. 113P3 genome, GTGCTGCTGATCACCCACTATCAGCGCTTGCTCGACTATGTAGAGCCCGATTTTGTCCACGTCCTCGCAGCTGGGCGCATCGTCAAGTCGGGCGGCGCAGAGCTCGCCCTCGAACTCGAACGCGAGGGCTATGCGGAGATCGCGGCTTGACCATCACCGCTCTTCCGTCCCGCCGCGACGAAGCGTGGCGCTATAGCGACATCGAGGCGGTCGCTGCGGCGTGGCCGCTCGCTCCGGCCGAGACGATCGTCGTCCCCGCGGGCGGGGATTTTCGGCGGGCGATCGTGCAAGATGCCGGCACGATCCACCGGATCGAAATGAGCGTCGGCAAAAGCGCGGCTGCCTCGCTTCACATCCTCAATATTGGCGGACTCTACGGTCGGATTGAAGTCGCCGTGACACTCCACGAAGGCGCCGACTTCACACTCGGCGCGGCGCAGATCGGGGGCGGCACACAGAATCTCGAGATCGTCACGACAATCATCCATGCCGAACCCGGCGCGACATCGCGGCAGAAGATACGCTCGGTTCTCGCCGGCACTGCGACCGGCACCTATCTCGGAAAGGTCGCGGTGGCGCGCGATGCGCAGCAGACCGACAGTGAGCAGAACGTGAAGGCGATGCTGCTCGACCGCAGTGCGACCGCCAATGCGAAGCCCGAGCTCGAGATCTTCGCGGACGACGTCAAGTGCGCGCACGGCTGCGCGATTGGCGAACTCGATGGCGAGGCGCTTTTCTATATGCAGTCGCGCGGGATGCCCCCCGCGGCGGCGAAGACGATATTGCTTCAGGCGTTCGTCGCCGGGGTGTTCGACGGGGCGTCGGATGAGGCACGGCTCCAGGACCTGGCGCTCGCAAAACTTGGAGAGCTGGTGTGAGCACGAAAACCGCCGTTCGCGCGCTGCCCGATGTCCGCGCCGATTTTCCCGGTCTGACCCCCGGCTGGCACTATCTCGACACCGCGGCTACCGCGCAGAAGCCGCAGGCCGTGATTGACGCGACAGTGAAGGCGATGGGCCGCGACTACGCGACTGTTCATCGCGGCGTCTACGCGCGCTCGGCCGACATGACGCTCGCCTATGAGGCGGCCCGGCGGCGGATTGCGGCATTTATCGGCGCGCGCGAGCATGACGTCACCTTTGTGCGCGGGGCGACCGAGGCGATCAATCTGGTCGCCTACAGCCACCCCCGCAAGGGCCGGGTCCTGCTCTCAATTCTCGAACATCACAGCAATATCGTGCCGTGGCAGCTCGCGGGGTGGCAAGTCGATGTCTGCCCGCTGACCGAGGATGGGCGCATAGACCTTGTTGCGGCCGAAAAGCTGCTCACGGCTGAGCATAGCATGGTCGCCTTTGCCCATGTCTCGAATGTGCTCGGCAGCCCGCTCGATGTCGCGCGCGCGGCGGAACTTGCTCACCGCGTCGGCGCTGAACTCCTGATCGATGGGTGCCAGGCCGTGCCCCGATTGCCGGTCGACGTCGGGGCCTTGGGCTGCGACTATTATGTGTTTTCCGGGCACAAGCTTTATGGCCCCACCGGGATCGGGGTACTTTGGAGCAACAAGCTCGAGGCGCTGCCGCCGTGGCAGGGTGGCGGGTCGATGATCGACCGCGTGACCTTCGAGAAGACGAGCTATGCTCCGGCTCCAACCCGCTTCGAGGCCGGAACGCCGGCGATCGTCGAGGCGCTGGCGCTGGCCGAAGCGGTGGAATATGTCGCGCAGCAAGGGGTCGAGGCGATCCACGCGCATGAATGCGCGCTGGTGGCATCGCTGCGCGATCAGCTTGCGCGCAAGAATAGCATTACCCTTTTTGGCCCCGCGAACAGCGCAGGGATCGTGAGCTTTGCGATGGCGGGGGTGCACCCTCACGATATCGGAACGATCCTGGACGAGAATGGGGTCGCTATCCGCGCCGGACACCATTGCGCGCAGCCGCTGATGGACCATCTGGGTGTGCCGGCCACGGCGCGGGCAAGCTTCGGACTTTACAGCAATCAGGATGATGTGACCGCGCTGATCGAAGGGCTGGCGCGCGTCGAAAGGATTTTCGGATGAACGAGGAACGCACGATTCGGGTCGAGGAAGTGGAAAGCGTGTCGCCGCCGCCGAAGGCGCGCGTCGAGGACGCCGAGCCCGCTGCCGACAAGCTCGAGCGCAAGCGCGATTATCTGGAGGGTTTTCTTGCCGCAAAGCCGGCCGAGGTTGATCCGCACGGGGTCGGCGGCGACCTTTACGAAGCCGTGGTGAACGCGCTCAAGGATATCTACGACCCTGAAATCCCGGTGAATATCTATGATCTTGGGCTCATCTACAATGTCGAGATCAACGACGGCCACGTGATGATCACCATGACACTGACGACGCCGCATTGCCCGGTCGCAGAATCAATGCCCGGCGAGGTTGAACTTCGCGTTGGCGCGGTGCCCGGGGTCGGCGATGCCGAGGTTAACCTTGTGTGGGATCCGCCCTGGAGTCCTGCGAGCATGAGTGATGAAGCGCGTCTTGAACTGGGGATGCTGTAACCGCCCTCCCGCCCTTTCGGGGGTTGGGGGTGGGCGCAGCGTCAAACCATCCCTATATAAAGCCGAGTGACCGCCCACCTCTCCCGCGATCGCGGGAGGAGGGAGATGATGATTATGACCGATACCCAGACCCGCATCCGTCCTGCCGCAGTGACGCTCACTCCCGCCGCGGAGGCGCGGATTGCGAAGCTGATGGCGTCAGCGCCCGAGGGCGCCATCGGCGTCAAGCTGTCGACCCCCCGGCGCGGCTGCTCGGGGCTCGCCTATTCGGTCGATTATGTCACCGAGGCCGACCGATTCGACGAGAAGATCGAAACCCCGGGTGGAACCTTCTACATCGATGGTGCTTCGGTCCTCTACTTGATCGGCAGCGTCATGGACTGGGTGGAGGATGACTTCTCCGCAGGATTCGTCTTCGAAAACCCCAATGCAAAGGGCGCGTGCGGCTGCGGCGAGAGCTTCACCGTATAGAAGACGAAACAGGGAGTTCTCCCGTGCCGCCGGACTTGCGCAGCCGGGGCCCTCGCGCCAATGTCGCGCGCATGATCAAGCGACTCCTTGCGGCCTTCAGCCTGTTTGTCATCGTCCTTCCGTCGCTCGCCGCGGCGCAGGGTGTCACCTCTTCTGCCGATCCGCGCGCGACCGAGGCCGGGCGCGAGATACTGGAAAAGGGCGGCTCGGCCGCCGATGCCCAAATGGCGATGATGCTGGTCCTGACTCTGGTGGAGCCGCAGTCGAGCGGCGTCGGCGGCGGCGGGTTCTTCCTGTATCACGATGCCAGGACGGGCGAGATCACGACGATCGACGGCCGCGAAACGGCGCCTGATGCTGCGAAGCCCGATCGCTTCCTCGGCAAGGACGGCAAGCCGCGGGGCTTCATGGATGTCGTCCCCGGCGGGCTTTCGGTGGGCGTTCCTGGCAATATTCGCCTGATGCAGGAGGTGCACAAGCGCTGGGGCAAGCTGCCTTGGGCTGATCTCTTCGCACCGGCGATTGCACTTGCAGACAAGGGCTTCGAGGTCACCCCCGTCCTCCACAATCTGATGAACAGCTATGCCGATGTCTGGAAGGATTTTCCCGAGATACGCGCGATCTACTATGTCGATGACAAGCCCGCGCCGGTGGGAACGGTCATCAAGAATCCCGCCTATGCAACGATGCTCCGTGAGGTGGCGGCGCGGGGCCCCGACGCTTTTTACAGCGGCGCCAATGCGCAGGCTATCGTCAAGGCGGTGACGCAGGCGCCGCGGAACCCAGCGAAGATGACGCTTGCCGACCTTGCAGCCTACCAGGCGAAGGAGCGACCCGCGATCTGTACGACCTACCGCATTTACAAAGTTTGCGGCATGGCGCCCCCCTCGTCGGGCGCGACCACGGTATTCGGCATTCTGGGCATGCTCGAAGCCTATGACATGAAGGCGATGGGCAAGGATAATGTGATGAGCTGGCATCTGCTCGCCGAGGCGATGCAGCTCGCCTATGCCGATCGCGGACACTATCTTGGCGATAGTGATTTCGTGGACGTTCCAGTGAAGGGTCTGCTCGACAAGCAGTATCTCGCCGCCCGCCGCATGCTGATATCGCCCTATGGGGTGCGCAGCACCTATCCGGTCGGCACGCCGCCGGGTGCCGAGCCGCGCACGCCATCAGGCCCGGTCGCCGAACATGGAACGACCCATTTTGTCGCGGTCGACCGTGAAGGAAATGTCGCGTCGATGACCTCGACCGTCGAGTCGATCTTTGGCAGCCATCTGGTCGCCAACGGCTATGTGCTTAACAACGAACTCACCGATTTCACCTTTGCGAGCGAGCAGGACGGCAAACCCGTTGCCAACCGGGTCGAAGCGGGCAAGCGGCCGCTCTCCTCGATGTCGCCCACGATCGTCTATGGCCCCGATGGTCAGCCGATCCTCGCTCTCGGTTCGGCGGGCGGCAAGCGTATCATCATGCATGTGACCAAGACGCTGATCGGCGTTCTCGACTGGGGGCTGACCGCGGAACAGGCGATCGCGCTCCCCAATCTCTTCTTCGACGAGCAAGGCGCAATCATCGAGGATAATGCAATGGGCAAGATCCTCGCGCAGCAATCGGCCGTGTTCGGCAAGCCGATCCGTCCCGCGAATTTCGGGTCGAAGGTCAATGCCGCCGAGCGAACGCCGACAGGCTGGCGCGGCGCCGCCGATCCGCGTACGCCCGGTAGCTGGGCGTACGCCGATCCGACGGCTGCCGCCGAATAATATCCAGGCGACTTATCCTCCCGGGAGAGAAGAGGCATGAAGCTTGAAAATCCGCATCTCGACCATTTCCCGAGTCTGGTCGCGATGTTCTTCGACCGCGCGACGCGCGGCGGTGACGACCCGTTCCTGTGGCGCAAGGTGGATCGCGCGTGGCAACCGCTGAGTTGGCGGCAGGTTGCGCATCAGGTGGCGGCACTCGCGCACAATTTGCGCGAATTGGGGTTGAAAGAGGGCGACCGGGTGGTGCTGGTCAGCGAAAATCGACCCGAATTCTGCATCGCGGACCTTGGCATCATGGCCGCAGGCTGCATCACCGTTCCGACCTACACAACCAACACGGAGCGTGATCACCAGCATATTCTGGACAACAGCGGTGCGCGCGCGGTGATCGTGTCGACCGCCAAGCTTGCGCGCGTGCTGATGCCCGCCGTCTTGCGCTCAAACGCCAATATCGTGGTCAGCATGGAGTCGCTGCGCGTGGGCCAGCAGGGCGACGTCCGGGTGCTCGACTGGGGCCCGCTCGTCGCGGGTGGCGAAGCGCATCTGGAGTATGCAAGGGCGCGGGGGCTCACGATGAAGCGCGAGGATCTTGCCTGCCTCATCTACACGAGCGGCACTGGCGGCGCCCCGCGCGGGGTGATGCAGCATCATGGCGCCATTCTGCACAATGGCGCCGGTGCGGCCGAGATTCTGGTCAATGACTTCGGGATCGGCGACGAAGAGGTGTTCCTCTCCTTCCTGCCGCTCAGCCACGCCTATGAGCATTCCGGCGGACAGTTCCTGCCGATCATGGTTGGCGCACAAATATATTACAGCGAGGGACTCGAGAAGCTCGTCTCGAACATCGAGGAGACAAAGCCGACGATCATGGTCGTCGTCCCGCGTTTGTTTGAGGTCATCCGCGCCCGGATGATCAAGTCGGTCGAAAAGCAGGGCAAGCTTGCAAACTGGATGCTCTCGCAGGCGCTGCGTGTCGGCGAGAAGGATTATGAACGCCGCATGGGTCTTCTCGATCGCCCGGTCGATCTTATCCTCAACAAGCTTTTCCGGCCCAAGATCCAGCAGCGCTTCGGTGGCCGGATGAAGGCGCTGGTCTCGGGCGGGGCGCCTCTCAACCCCGAAATCGGTGTATTCTTCCACTCGATCGGCCTCACGCTGCTTCAGGGCTATGGTCAGACCGAGGCGGGGCCGGTGATCAGTTGCAACCGCCCGTCGGCGGGGCTCAAGATGGATACGGTCGGCCCGCCGCTCATGAATACCGAGGTGCGGATTGCCGATGATGGAGAGATTTGTGTGCGCGGCGAACTCGTCATGCAGGGCTATTGGCGCAATGAGGCGGAAACCCAGCGGGTTCTCGTCCCCGATCCCGCCGAACCCGACAAGGGGCCGTGGCTCCACACCGGGGACATCGGCCATATCGACCCCAAGGGCCGCATCGTCATTACCGACCGCAAGAAGGATCTGATCGTCAACGACAAGGGGGACAATGTCTCCCCGCAGCGGGTCGAGGGCATGCTGACGCTCCAGCCCGAAATTCTCCAGGCGATGGTCTATGGCGACAAGCGCCCGCACCTCGTCGGCATCCTCGTTCCCGACCCCGAATGGGCGGCCGAATGGGCCGAGGCCGAGGGGCTGCCCCGGGAGCTTGAGCTGCTGCGCGAGCATGAAAAATTCCGCGCCGCGGTGCGCTCGGCGGTCGATCGTGTGAATGACCAGCTTTCCGTCATCGAAAAGGTACGAAAATTCGATTTCGCCGACGAACCCTTCACGATCGAGAATGAGCAGATGACGCCTTCGATGAAGATCCGCCGCCATGTGCTGAAAGAGGTCTATGCGGGCAAGATCGCAGCGCTGTACGGGAGTTAGACGAACTCGGGTCCGTCGCCTGCCGGGACGTAGGTCTTGCAATTGGCAGGCGGGCTGCGACCCGAAGAGCTCGGCGCAAACCGGGCCCGCCTGCCGCTGAACCGGGGGCTCAGCCGGCGTCCCCCGCCGGTTTGCGATAGGGGACGAAGTCGCCGAAGACGCAGGTCGGGCCGCGGATACCGCTCGAGCGGTCGACCAGGTGGAAGAAATCCCCATTGCAGACTTGCGATCCGAACTGCTTGATCACCATGATGTCGCTGTCGCGCGCGAGGCCCGGGCAACTTCCCTTAAGGTCGTTACGGTAAACGAGATTGCTTCCAGAGCGGTAGAGCAGAATGGTGTCCGACACGCGGATCGCGTCGTTGGTCCGGAAGCCTGGGAGGCATTTTTCAGGGGCGCCTGCCACCTTGCCTGCGAGCTGCTTGTCGAGCGTCTCGGCCTGTTTGGGCGTGAGCGCTGCCGCTCCTGCCTCGGCCGTGCCGGACGGCGCGCAGCTTGCGAGAATCGGGCCGGTTGCCGTCATCAACGCGGCGGCGCAGAGGAGATTCCATTGAGCCATGATCACACTCCTTGCACTATGCGGGGGCCGTAAAGCCTACCCAATGAATGGGGGCTGAAATGGCGGGCGATGTCACGCGGCATCCTTGAGCGCGCGGATCCGTCCAAGTTCGGCTGCGCTCGGTGCGCGCAAGAAAGGGTTGGTCGCTCGCTCGTCGCCGATCGTCGTGGGGACGGTCGCCTCGCCCGCGGCGCGCGCGGCCTCGACCTCGGCAAGGCGCGCTGCCAGCGCATCATTGTCGGGCTCGACGGTCACCGCGAAGCGCGCGTTCGACAGCGTATATTCATGCGCGCAATAAACGCGCGTCGCATCGTCGAGGGTGCCGAGTCGCTGCATATTGGCAAACATCTGTTCCGCCGTACCCTCGAACAGGCGGCCGCAACCCATCGCAAACATCGTGTCGCCGACGAAGATCGCGCCGTCGTCGGCAAAATGATAGGCGATATGGCCCGCGGTGTGTGCGGGCACGTCCCATATGTTCGCGACATGCGTGCCGAGCTGGACACGATCGCCCCCTGCCACCAGCCGGTCGGCGGTGGGAATACGCTCGCGCTCGGCCGCCGGGGCGATGATCTCGCAGCCGGTCTTCGCCTTTATGCTGGCGTTGCCGCCGGTGTGATCGGGGTGCCAGTGGGTGTTCCAGATTGCAGTGATCGTCCAGGCGCGCGCGTCAGCCTCGGCGAGCACCGGCTCGGCTACCGCGGGGTCGACCACCACCGTCTCCAGGCTTTGCGGATCGTGGACGAGCCAGACATAATTGTCGCTGAGGACGGGGATACGGACGATATCGAGCTGTGCCACGATTGTCTCCTTTCGCTTCCGGCCTCTTGCTCTCCTTCGACGGAGCGGGCAGCCTTCAGCCTTGGTGGTCGGTAATGCCTCTACCAGTTTCCGCTGTTCGGCATTGATGCCCAAGGCTCCTGCGGGGGCAAGTGACCGTCCTGCAGCAGTTCGACCGAAATGCCGTCGGGCGACCGCACGAAGGCCATATGCCCATCGCGCGGCGGCCGATTGATGGTCACGCCCGCGTCCATCAGCCGCTGGCAGGTCGCGTAAATATCATCGACGCGATAGGCGAGGTGACCGAAGTTGCGCCCGCCCGTGTAGGTCTCGGCCGGGCTGCCGTCTTCGGGCGGCCAATTATAGGTCAGCTCGACCTCGGCAATCTCCTCCTGGCCGGGAGCGGCAAGGAATATCAGTGTGAAGCGCCCTGCTTCATTGTCAAAGCGGCGAACCTCCTCGAGCCCGATGAGCTTGAAGAAGGCAACGGTCGCGTCGGGGTCGGTGACGCGGATCATGGTGTGAAGATATTTGGTCATGCCCTTATCTAGGCGCGAAGGGGCCGTCCTTCAAACGCTTCGAACATCGCGAGCAGTTCCTCGGGCACCGGTGCCGGTGCGCCGCGCGCCTCTGCGACGTGGACGCTGACCTCAAGGCCCGCTGCACGAAGGTCGTCGCGCCCCGATCCGTGCAACTCGAAGAGGAAGGTCATCGAGCTTCGCCCGACCCGCGAGCAGCGCACGCAAATGTCGATCTGCTCATCGAGAAGGATAGGCGCCCTGTAGTCGACTTCGGCCCGCGCGACATGGAATTCGGGGCTCTCGTGATGCGGCCAACGGTCATAAACCCCCACCGCACGCCAGTATTCGGTGATGCCGATGTCGAAATATTCAAGATAACGGCTGTTGAACACTACCGCTTGCGCGTCGATTTCGGCGTAGCGGACGCGTTTG contains:
- a CDS encoding HesB/IscA family protein, with product MTDTQTRIRPAAVTLTPAAEARIAKLMASAPEGAIGVKLSTPRRGCSGLAYSVDYVTEADRFDEKIETPGGTFYIDGASVLYLIGSVMDWVEDDFSAGFVFENPNAKGACGCGESFTV
- a CDS encoding SufD family Fe-S cluster assembly protein, which codes for MTITALPSRRDEAWRYSDIEAVAAAWPLAPAETIVVPAGGDFRRAIVQDAGTIHRIEMSVGKSAAASLHILNIGGLYGRIEVAVTLHEGADFTLGAAQIGGGTQNLEIVTTIIHAEPGATSRQKIRSVLAGTATGTYLGKVAVARDAQQTDSEQNVKAMLLDRSATANAKPELEIFADDVKCAHGCAIGELDGEALFYMQSRGMPPAAAKTILLQAFVAGVFDGASDEARLQDLALAKLGELV
- a CDS encoding VOC family protein, with amino-acid sequence MTKYLHTMIRVTDPDATVAFFKLIGLEEVRRFDNEAGRFTLIFLAAPGQEEIAEVELTYNWPPEDGSPAETYTGGRNFGHLAYRVDDIYATCQRLMDAGVTINRPPRDGHMAFVRSPDGISVELLQDGHLPPQEPWASMPNSGNW
- a CDS encoding SUF system Fe-S cluster assembly protein encodes the protein MNEERTIRVEEVESVSPPPKARVEDAEPAADKLERKRDYLEGFLAAKPAEVDPHGVGGDLYEAVVNALKDIYDPEIPVNIYDLGLIYNVEINDGHVMITMTLTTPHCPVAESMPGEVELRVGAVPGVGDAEVNLVWDPPWSPASMSDEARLELGML
- a CDS encoding AMP-dependent synthetase/ligase, whose translation is MKLENPHLDHFPSLVAMFFDRATRGGDDPFLWRKVDRAWQPLSWRQVAHQVAALAHNLRELGLKEGDRVVLVSENRPEFCIADLGIMAAGCITVPTYTTNTERDHQHILDNSGARAVIVSTAKLARVLMPAVLRSNANIVVSMESLRVGQQGDVRVLDWGPLVAGGEAHLEYARARGLTMKREDLACLIYTSGTGGAPRGVMQHHGAILHNGAGAAEILVNDFGIGDEEVFLSFLPLSHAYEHSGGQFLPIMVGAQIYYSEGLEKLVSNIEETKPTIMVVVPRLFEVIRARMIKSVEKQGKLANWMLSQALRVGEKDYERRMGLLDRPVDLILNKLFRPKIQQRFGGRMKALVSGGAPLNPEIGVFFHSIGLTLLQGYGQTEAGPVISCNRPSAGLKMDTVGPPLMNTEVRIADDGEICVRGELVMQGYWRNEAETQRVLVPDPAEPDKGPWLHTGDIGHIDPKGRIVITDRKKDLIVNDKGDNVSPQRVEGMLTLQPEILQAMVYGDKRPHLVGILVPDPEWAAEWAEAEGLPRELELLREHEKFRAAVRSAVDRVNDQLSVIEKVRKFDFADEPFTIENEQMTPSMKIRRHVLKEVYAGKIAALYGS
- a CDS encoding acyl-CoA thioesterase, which codes for MARSDFRFHLTKRVRYAEIDAQAVVFNSRYLEYFDIGITEYWRAVGVYDRWPHHESPEFHVARAEVDYRAPILLDEQIDICVRCSRVGRSSMTFLFELHGSGRDDLRAAGLEVSVHVAEARGAPAPVPEELLAMFEAFEGRPLRA
- a CDS encoding aminotransferase class V-fold PLP-dependent enzyme, which encodes MSTKTAVRALPDVRADFPGLTPGWHYLDTAATAQKPQAVIDATVKAMGRDYATVHRGVYARSADMTLAYEAARRRIAAFIGAREHDVTFVRGATEAINLVAYSHPRKGRVLLSILEHHSNIVPWQLAGWQVDVCPLTEDGRIDLVAAEKLLTAEHSMVAFAHVSNVLGSPLDVARAAELAHRVGAELLIDGCQAVPRLPVDVGALGCDYYVFSGHKLYGPTGIGVLWSNKLEALPPWQGGGSMIDRVTFEKTSYAPAPTRFEAGTPAIVEALALAEAVEYVAQQGVEAIHAHECALVASLRDQLARKNSITLFGPANSAGIVSFAMAGVHPHDIGTILDENGVAIRAGHHCAQPLMDHLGVPATARASFGLYSNQDDVTALIEGLARVERIFG
- the gloB gene encoding hydroxyacylglutathione hydrolase; amino-acid sequence: MAQLDIVRIPVLSDNYVWLVHDPQSLETVVVDPAVAEPVLAEADARAWTITAIWNTHWHPDHTGGNASIKAKTGCEIIAPAAERERIPTADRLVAGGDRVQLGTHVANIWDVPAHTAGHIAYHFADDGAIFVGDTMFAMGCGRLFEGTAEQMFANMQRLGTLDDATRVYCAHEYTLSNARFAVTVEPDNDALAARLAEVEAARAAGEATVPTTIGDERATNPFLRAPSAAELGRIRALKDAA
- the ggt gene encoding gamma-glutamyltransferase, with product MIKRLLAAFSLFVIVLPSLAAAQGVTSSADPRATEAGREILEKGGSAADAQMAMMLVLTLVEPQSSGVGGGGFFLYHDARTGEITTIDGRETAPDAAKPDRFLGKDGKPRGFMDVVPGGLSVGVPGNIRLMQEVHKRWGKLPWADLFAPAIALADKGFEVTPVLHNLMNSYADVWKDFPEIRAIYYVDDKPAPVGTVIKNPAYATMLREVAARGPDAFYSGANAQAIVKAVTQAPRNPAKMTLADLAAYQAKERPAICTTYRIYKVCGMAPPSSGATTVFGILGMLEAYDMKAMGKDNVMSWHLLAEAMQLAYADRGHYLGDSDFVDVPVKGLLDKQYLAARRMLISPYGVRSTYPVGTPPGAEPRTPSGPVAEHGTTHFVAVDREGNVASMTSTVESIFGSHLVANGYVLNNELTDFTFASEQDGKPVANRVEAGKRPLSSMSPTIVYGPDGQPILALGSAGGKRIIMHVTKTLIGVLDWGLTAEQAIALPNLFFDEQGAIIEDNAMGKILAQQSAVFGKPIRPANFGSKVNAAERTPTGWRGAADPRTPGSWAYADPTAAAE